A genomic window from Polaribacter gangjinensis includes:
- a CDS encoding LytR/AlgR family response regulator transcription factor, with protein MNIRCLIIDDEPSSQNVLKSFIQKIDYLECVDVCNNALEALEFLKSNPIDLLFLDINMPHLSGIDFYKSLKNPPKVIFTTAYSAFALEGFELDAVDYLLKPFSFERFLKAVSKVKELNDYKIEYVFIKSDKKIHQLKIDDIYFIEGLRDYIKVHLKNNFLITYKPLKLMYNSLPKSTFIQVHKSFIVNKNKLDYLEGNVASINSNKIPLGEKYKKEFLDRFNL; from the coding sequence ATGAATATTCGTTGTTTAATAATTGATGATGAGCCTTCATCGCAAAATGTACTAAAATCATTCATTCAAAAAATCGATTATTTAGAATGTGTGGATGTTTGTAACAATGCATTAGAGGCTTTAGAATTTTTAAAAAGCAATCCTATAGACTTACTTTTTTTGGATATCAATATGCCCCATCTTTCTGGAATTGATTTTTATAAATCGCTAAAAAATCCGCCAAAAGTAATTTTTACAACAGCTTATTCAGCCTTTGCTTTAGAGGGTTTTGAATTAGATGCAGTAGATTATTTGTTAAAACCATTTTCGTTTGAACGATTTTTAAAAGCAGTTTCAAAAGTTAAGGAGTTGAATGATTATAAAATAGAATATGTATTTATCAAATCAGATAAAAAAATACATCAACTAAAAATAGACGACATTTATTTTATTGAAGGTTTAAGAGATTATATCAAAGTTCATTTAAAAAATAACTTTTTAATAACGTATAAACCCTTAAAATTAATGTACAATTCATTGCCAAAGTCTACCTTTATACAAGTACATAAATCGTTTATAGTTAACAAAAATAAACTAGATTATTTAGAAGGAAATGTTGCAAGCATCAACTCAAATAAAATACCTTTAGGAGAAAAATATAAGAAGGAATTTCTTGATCGATTTAATTTATAA
- a CDS encoding pyridoxamine 5'-phosphate oxidase family protein has translation MSKFYTKITQKLQDFMEAQKIFFVATAPNSGRINLSPKGMDSFRILEENRVIWLNVTGSGNETAAHLNENERITIMFCSFEKTPNILRLYGKGKEIKEGNASWDELISFFPKTPGTRQIFDITIESAQTSCGMSIPFFEYKGERNDLNDWAKSKGKEGIKNYWKDKNQTSIDGLPTHILD, from the coding sequence ATGTCAAAATTTTACACCAAAATCACTCAAAAGCTTCAAGATTTTATGGAAGCACAAAAAATATTTTTTGTGGCTACAGCACCAAATTCAGGAAGAATTAATTTGTCTCCAAAAGGCATGGATTCCTTTAGAATATTAGAAGAAAACAGAGTAATCTGGTTAAATGTTACTGGAAGTGGCAATGAAACTGCTGCACATTTAAATGAAAATGAACGGATTACAATCATGTTTTGTTCTTTTGAAAAAACACCCAATATTTTGCGTTTGTATGGAAAAGGGAAAGAAATTAAAGAAGGAAATGCATCTTGGGATGAACTGATTTCTTTCTTTCCAAAAACACCAGGAACGCGTCAAATTTTTGATATTACCATTGAATCTGCTCAAACTTCTTGTGGTATGTCAATTCCTTTTTTTGAATACAAAGGCGAACGAAATGATTTGAATGATTGGGCAAAAAGCAAAGGGAAAGAGGGAATTAAAAATTATTGGAAAGATAAAAATCAAACCAGTATTGATGGTTTACCAACTCATATTTTAGATTAA
- the pheS gene encoding phenylalanine--tRNA ligase subunit alpha → MLDKVKELIVEVAHFNASTKEELESFRIKYLGSKGVLKDLFAEFKNVDADLRKDFGQALNTLKKTAEEKVIQLTEILENSVEEKTLYGDLTRPGEPIELGSRHPISIVKNQIIEVFNRIGFTVSEGPEIEDDWHNFSALNLPEYHPARDMQDTFFINKNPDILLRTHTSSVQVRYMEKNQPPIRTISPGRVFRNEDISARAHCIFHQVEGLYIDTDVSFADLKQTLLYFTKEMFGKSKIRLRPSYFPFTEPSAEVDIYWGLETEIDYRITKGTGWLEIMGCGMVDPNVLKNCNIDPTKYSGYAFGMGIERIAMLLYQIPDIRMFYENDKRFLEQFRSVI, encoded by the coding sequence ATGTTAGACAAAGTAAAAGAATTGATTGTTGAAGTAGCACATTTCAATGCCTCAACTAAAGAGGAATTAGAATCTTTCAGAATAAAATATTTAGGAAGCAAAGGTGTATTGAAAGATTTATTTGCTGAATTTAAAAATGTGGATGCTGATTTGCGCAAAGATTTTGGGCAAGCTTTAAATACTTTGAAAAAAACAGCTGAAGAAAAAGTGATTCAATTAACGGAAATTCTTGAAAATTCAGTCGAAGAAAAAACACTTTATGGCGACTTAACAAGACCTGGAGAACCCATTGAATTGGGTTCACGTCATCCAATATCAATCGTAAAAAATCAAATTATTGAGGTGTTTAATAGAATTGGTTTTACGGTTTCTGAAGGACCTGAAATAGAGGATGATTGGCATAATTTTTCTGCATTGAACTTGCCAGAATATCATCCAGCAAGAGACATGCAAGACACGTTTTTTATTAATAAAAATCCAGATATTTTATTAAGAACGCATACATCCTCAGTGCAAGTGCGTTATATGGAGAAAAATCAACCTCCAATCAGAACAATTTCTCCAGGAAGAGTGTTTAGAAATGAAGATATTTCTGCAAGAGCGCATTGTATTTTTCATCAAGTAGAAGGGTTATATATTGATACAGATGTATCTTTTGCCGACTTAAAACAAACTCTTTTATACTTTACAAAAGAGATGTTTGGAAAGTCGAAAATTCGTTTACGTCCTTCGTATTTTCCATTTACTGAGCCTAGTGCAGAAGTGGATATTTATTGGGGTTTAGAAACTGAAATTGATTACAGAATCACCAAAGGTACAGGTTGGTTAGAAATTATGGGTTGTGGAATGGTTGATCCTAATGTGTTGAAAAACTGCAATATAGACCCAACAAAATATTCTGGTTATGCTTTTGGAATGGGTATTGAACGAATTGCCATGTTGTTATATCAAATTCCTGATATCAGAATGTTTTACGAAAATGACAAGCGTTTTCTAGAGCAATTTAGGTCTGTAATTTAA
- a CDS encoding alpha/beta hydrolase family protein, whose protein sequence is MKKITNQVIEGKHQKPILLDVFFEETSQPKPIIIFCHGYKGFKDWGAWNLMASEFAKAGFFFIKFNFSYNGGTAEQPINFPDLEAFGNNNYTKELDDVEAVADWIFHNTDFKNEANCNEISLIGHSRGGGIVLLKSNEDIRIKKVITLAGVSDFESRFPKNDDFQKWKEKGVYYLKNGRTHQEMPHFYQFFEDFEKNKHRLNIKKAIENLQIPHLILHGNNDTSVLISEAENLKKWQPKSAFTIIENADHVFNVSHPWNKKEMSKELTEVTAICIDFLR, encoded by the coding sequence ATGAAGAAAATTACAAATCAAGTTATTGAAGGAAAACATCAAAAACCAATTTTATTGGATGTCTTTTTTGAGGAAACATCACAACCAAAACCGATTATTATTTTTTGCCATGGATACAAAGGATTTAAAGATTGGGGAGCTTGGAATTTAATGGCATCAGAATTTGCAAAAGCGGGATTTTTCTTTATCAAATTTAATTTTTCTTACAATGGAGGAACAGCTGAGCAACCTATAAATTTTCCTGATTTAGAAGCTTTTGGAAATAACAATTACACTAAAGAATTGGATGATGTAGAGGCTGTTGCAGATTGGATTTTTCACAATACTGATTTTAAAAACGAAGCAAATTGCAATGAAATTTCTTTGATTGGTCACAGTAGAGGAGGAGGAATTGTGTTGCTAAAATCTAATGAAGATATTAGGATAAAAAAAGTGATTACTTTGGCTGGAGTTTCTGATTTTGAAAGTCGTTTCCCAAAAAATGATGATTTTCAAAAATGGAAAGAAAAAGGTGTTTATTATTTAAAAAACGGGAGAACTCATCAAGAAATGCCTCATTTTTATCAATTTTTTGAAGATTTTGAAAAAAATAAACATCGATTAAATATCAAAAAAGCTATTGAAAATTTACAAATTCCTCATTTAATACTTCATGGAAATAACGATACTTCTGTCTTGATTTCTGAGGCAGAAAATCTAAAAAAGTGGCAACCAAAAAGCGCTTTTACTATTATTGAAAATGCAGATCATGTCTTTAATGTTTCTCATCCTTGGAATAAAAAGGAAATGTCAAAAGAGTTAACAGAGGTCACTGCGATTTGTATTGATTTTTTAAGATAA
- the gdhA gene encoding NADP-specific glutamate dehydrogenase codes for MEESIKSKIDGFMELVEKRNGHEPEFLQAVREVAETVIPYIIQHDIYNGKNILLRMVEPERLISFRVSWVDDSGEIQVNRGYRIQMNSAIGPYKGGLRFHPTVNASILKFLAFEQVFKNSLTTLPMGGGKGGSDFDPKGKSDNEIMRFCHAFMTELFRHIGPNTDVPAGDIGVGAREIGFMFGMYKKLNNEFTGVLTGKGQSWGGSLIRPEATGYGTVYFAQNMLKRKNESFSGKKVVISGSGNVAQFAAEKSIELGAKVLTLSDSSGYIYVENGFSTEQLQYVMHIKNVKRGRISDFIDKYPSAKFVANQRPWSVSCDIALPCATQNELNGDEAKQLIKNGCMCVSEGANMPSTPEAIHEFQHAKILFAPGKASNAGGVATSGLEMSQNSLRLSWSRKEVDERLKEIMENIHNSCVQYGQNEDGSIDYVRGANIAGFVKVADAMLAQGII; via the coding sequence ATGGAAGAAAGTATCAAATCTAAAATAGATGGTTTCATGGAGCTCGTTGAAAAACGAAATGGTCATGAACCCGAATTTTTACAGGCTGTTCGTGAAGTAGCAGAAACTGTAATTCCTTATATTATCCAACACGATATTTACAATGGTAAAAACATTTTATTGAGAATGGTTGAGCCAGAAAGATTGATTTCTTTCAGAGTTTCTTGGGTGGATGATAGTGGTGAAATTCAAGTAAATAGAGGCTATAGAATTCAAATGAATTCTGCAATTGGCCCTTATAAAGGAGGTTTGCGTTTTCACCCAACTGTAAATGCAAGTATTTTAAAGTTTTTGGCTTTTGAACAAGTTTTCAAAAATTCTTTGACAACATTGCCTATGGGTGGTGGAAAAGGAGGTTCTGACTTTGATCCAAAAGGAAAATCGGATAATGAAATTATGCGTTTTTGCCATGCATTTATGACGGAATTATTCAGACATATTGGACCAAATACAGATGTTCCTGCTGGAGATATTGGAGTTGGCGCAAGAGAAATCGGATTTATGTTTGGAATGTATAAAAAACTAAACAACGAATTTACAGGAGTTTTAACTGGAAAAGGGCAATCTTGGGGAGGTTCATTAATCAGACCAGAAGCAACAGGTTATGGAACAGTATATTTTGCACAAAATATGTTGAAACGTAAAAATGAATCCTTTTCGGGTAAAAAAGTAGTGATTTCAGGTTCTGGAAACGTAGCTCAATTTGCTGCTGAAAAATCGATTGAATTGGGTGCAAAAGTGTTAACACTTTCTGATTCAAGTGGATATATTTATGTTGAAAATGGTTTTTCTACAGAACAATTGCAATATGTAATGCATATCAAAAATGTAAAACGTGGTAGAATTAGTGATTTTATAGACAAATATCCTTCAGCAAAATTTGTAGCGAACCAAAGACCTTGGTCAGTTTCTTGTGATATTGCGTTGCCATGTGCTACTCAAAATGAATTGAATGGTGATGAGGCAAAACAATTGATCAAAAACGGATGTATGTGTGTTTCTGAAGGTGCAAATATGCCTTCTACTCCTGAAGCTATTCACGAGTTTCAACATGCAAAAATTTTATTTGCACCAGGAAAAGCATCGAATGCAGGTGGTGTTGCAACTTCAGGTTTGGAAATGAGTCAAAACTCATTGCGTTTAAGTTGGTCAAGAAAAGAAGTGGATGAGCGTTTGAAAGAAATTATGGAAAATATTCACAATTCTTGTGTACAATATGGTCAAAATGAAGATGGTAGCATTGATTATGTAAGAGGAGCAAACATCGCTGGTTTTGTAAAAGTGGCAGATGCTATGTTAGCACAAGGAATTATTTAA
- a CDS encoding sensor histidine kinase has translation MLQIKPFFKRTNFHNKVFFNALLWSCSFIILLFLFSGSSSPSKIDYIYTSSFIFTLVIPVYINLYCLLPKYLKKEKYLLFSILFVINLIVFAQLNPWFFTFLVNTFFNDYYFISYHNNIEIYFIFSVFFILSVLIKLAEDWVHLNQLENKTLKIEKQQIENQLYYLKGQINPHFLFNSLNVLYSLAIDEKKEITNAILQLSDILRYVIYDVNTDKITIKKEIKLLKNYIEFEKNRHVNNASITFNFSIAEDEEIYPMLLLPLLENSFKHGLKSGVQNPFIEIKLTSKNKKLDFIISNNYKEIKNNNKTENHGIGLKNIQENLAIIYPNKHLFVVTNNNPIFSVQLTLNLE, from the coding sequence ATGCTACAAATTAAGCCTTTTTTTAAAAGAACCAATTTTCACAATAAGGTGTTTTTTAACGCTTTGTTGTGGAGTTGTTCTTTTATAATTCTTTTGTTTTTGTTTTCTGGAAGTTCATCTCCGTCTAAAATCGATTATATTTATACATCAAGCTTTATTTTTACGTTAGTTATTCCGGTTTATATAAACTTATATTGCCTACTTCCTAAATATCTAAAAAAAGAAAAATACCTTCTTTTCAGTATTCTTTTTGTCATAAATCTTATCGTATTTGCTCAGTTAAATCCTTGGTTTTTTACTTTTTTAGTTAATACTTTTTTCAATGATTATTATTTTATTTCGTATCACAATAACATCGAAATATATTTTATTTTTTCTGTTTTTTTCATTCTATCTGTTCTTATAAAACTTGCTGAAGATTGGGTGCATTTAAACCAATTAGAAAATAAAACACTTAAAATTGAAAAACAACAAATAGAAAATCAATTGTACTATTTAAAAGGTCAAATAAATCCGCATTTTTTATTCAATTCATTGAATGTTTTGTATTCACTTGCCATTGATGAAAAAAAAGAAATTACCAATGCAATTTTACAATTGTCTGATATTTTACGGTATGTAATTTATGATGTAAATACAGATAAAATAACCATCAAAAAAGAAATTAAACTTCTTAAAAATTATATCGAATTTGAAAAAAATAGGCACGTAAATAACGCTAGCATTACTTTTAATTTTTCAATTGCTGAAGATGAAGAAATCTATCCAATGTTGTTATTACCTTTATTAGAAAATAGTTTTAAACATGGATTGAAAAGCGGAGTGCAAAATCCTTTTATTGAAATAAAATTAACATCAAAAAACAAAAAATTAGATTTTATTATTTCAAATAATTACAAGGAAATTAAAAATAATAATAAAACAGAAAATCACGGAATTGGTTTAAAAAACATTCAAGAAAATTTAGCCATCATTTATCCTAACAAACATCTTTTTGTTGTAACCAATAACAATCCTATTTTTTCTGTGCAACTAACCCTAAATTTAGAATGA
- a CDS encoding Na+/H+ antiporter NhaC family protein: MEYGFLSVIPPVVAIILALRTKQVYIALLFGIWFSWLIINHWNPLQGTISMIEAMVDVFQSKGNTRTIMFSALVGALLIFIQYSKGVEGFVNYLNKKLVKLEAKKSGFARVMVQILAMFTGILLFVETSISSLTVGTLYRPIFDRLKIPREKLAYIADSSSAPSSILIPFNAWGAFIMGLLLTQGIDKPFSMMMASIKYNFYPLLAIVIVFVVILSKKDVGLMKKAEKRTLETGDLFNENSTPMVSDEVTSFPPKEGIEAKAYNMIVPLLVMVLMMPINLIFTGWNAVKESTSFLNHVSQAIGEGSGSSSVLYAVITAILVAILMYFVQGILKPKEAITLTLKGISELIPLALLMLLAFAIGDACKELETGMYVANATKGWLSAELLPAVVFIISSFIAFSTGTSWGTFAIMLAISIPMATIHGADVTIIVAATLGGGIFGDHCSPISDTTIISSMASASDHIDHVKTQLPYAIIGGIISTVLYLILGFFG; the protein is encoded by the coding sequence ATGGAATATGGATTTTTATCAGTAATACCTCCTGTTGTTGCAATTATTCTGGCACTGAGAACAAAGCAAGTGTATATTGCTTTGTTATTCGGAATTTGGTTTTCATGGTTAATTATCAATCATTGGAATCCTTTGCAAGGAACAATTTCTATGATTGAAGCGATGGTTGATGTCTTTCAATCTAAAGGAAATACCAGAACAATTATGTTTAGTGCTTTGGTTGGAGCACTTTTAATTTTCATACAATACTCAAAAGGAGTTGAAGGTTTTGTCAATTATTTGAATAAAAAATTGGTGAAATTAGAAGCAAAAAAATCAGGATTTGCTAGAGTGATGGTTCAGATTTTAGCGATGTTTACGGGGATTTTGTTATTTGTTGAAACCAGTATCAGTTCGTTAACAGTTGGAACATTATATCGTCCAATTTTTGATAGATTGAAAATTCCAAGAGAAAAATTGGCTTACATTGCAGACTCAAGCTCTGCACCTTCTTCTATTTTGATTCCTTTTAATGCTTGGGGCGCATTTATCATGGGTTTGTTGTTGACACAAGGAATTGACAAACCTTTTTCAATGATGATGGCTTCCATTAAATATAATTTTTATCCATTATTGGCAATTGTGATTGTTTTTGTGGTGATTTTGTCAAAAAAAGACGTTGGATTGATGAAAAAAGCCGAAAAAAGAACGCTTGAAACAGGGGATTTATTCAATGAAAATTCTACGCCAATGGTTTCTGATGAAGTTACTTCTTTTCCTCCAAAAGAAGGTATTGAAGCAAAAGCATACAACATGATTGTGCCACTTTTGGTGATGGTTTTAATGATGCCAATAAATTTAATTTTTACAGGTTGGAATGCCGTTAAAGAATCAACTTCTTTTTTAAATCATGTTTCACAAGCTATTGGAGAAGGCTCAGGATCATCATCCGTTTTATATGCAGTAATTACGGCAATTTTAGTGGCAATTTTAATGTATTTTGTTCAGGGAATTTTAAAACCAAAAGAAGCAATTACGTTAACTTTAAAAGGAATTAGTGAATTAATACCATTAGCTTTATTGATGTTATTGGCATTTGCAATTGGTGACGCTTGTAAGGAATTAGAAACTGGAATGTATGTGGCAAATGCTACAAAAGGTTGGTTATCAGCAGAATTATTACCTGCAGTAGTTTTTATAATTAGTTCGTTCATTGCATTTTCAACAGGAACATCTTGGGGAACTTTTGCCATTATGTTGGCAATTTCAATACCAATGGCAACCATTCATGGTGCTGATGTAACCATTATAGTTGCTGCAACTTTGGGTGGTGGAATTTTTGGTGATCATTGTTCGCCAATTTCAGATACAACCATAATTTCATCTATGGCTTCTGCAAGTGACCATATTGATCATGTGAAAACGCAATTGCCTTATGCAATTATAGGAGGAATTATTTCCACTGTATTGTATTTGATTCTTGGATTTTTTGGGTAA
- the glpK gene encoding glycerol kinase GlpK has protein sequence MSQKYILALDQGTSSSRAAIVDEKGKIVSISQEEFPQIYPQSGWVEHDPSEILASQLRTLKSVIEKAAIATSQIAAIGITNQRETTVIWDKNTGKPIYNAIVWQDKRTASICESLKEKGLENHVKQTTGLVIDAYFSATKTHWILENIPNAREEAVKGNLLFGTIDSWILWNLTDRKIHATDVSNASRTMLFDIKNLCWDETLLTVLDIPKSLLPEVKPSSYHFGDFELEGVKIPITGIAGDQQAALFGQGCFDSGDAKNTYGTGCFLLMNTGTKLQFSKSGLLTTIAWGIDNKIYYALEGSVFVAGAAIQWLRDGLQIINSAEETEHFAREVEEENSVIVVPAFAGLGAPYWDMYAKGAIFGLTRDTGKNHLIKATLESLAYQTKDVLIAMQQDATIPLKSLKVDGGASANNFLMQFQADILNTIVERPKNSESTVMGAAYLAGICVGIWHQDEILSQREIDRKFTPNFTDEKRERLYKKWLKAIERTKNWEL, from the coding sequence ATGTCTCAAAAATATATTTTAGCACTCGATCAAGGAACTTCTAGTTCACGTGCAGCAATTGTTGATGAAAAAGGAAAAATTGTGTCAATTTCACAAGAAGAATTTCCGCAAATTTATCCTCAATCTGGTTGGGTTGAACACGATCCTTCAGAGATTTTAGCATCACAATTGCGTACTTTAAAAAGCGTGATTGAAAAAGCAGCAATTGCTACATCTCAAATTGCAGCAATTGGAATCACAAATCAAAGAGAAACTACCGTTATTTGGGATAAAAACACAGGAAAACCCATTTACAATGCCATTGTTTGGCAAGACAAAAGAACGGCTTCTATCTGCGAAAGTTTAAAAGAAAAAGGCCTTGAAAATCATGTAAAACAAACTACAGGATTGGTTATTGATGCCTATTTTTCAGCCACAAAAACTCATTGGATTTTAGAAAATATCCCTAATGCTAGAGAAGAGGCTGTAAAAGGAAATTTGCTTTTTGGAACCATTGATTCTTGGATTTTATGGAATTTAACTGACCGTAAAATTCATGCTACAGATGTTAGCAACGCTTCAAGAACCATGCTTTTTGATATTAAAAATTTGTGTTGGGACGAAACGCTTTTGACTGTTTTAGATATTCCAAAATCGTTGTTACCAGAAGTAAAACCTTCCTCATATCATTTTGGTGATTTTGAATTGGAAGGTGTAAAAATTCCAATTACAGGCATTGCAGGTGATCAACAAGCAGCACTTTTTGGTCAAGGTTGTTTTGATTCAGGAGATGCAAAAAACACTTATGGAACAGGATGTTTTTTATTGATGAATACAGGTACAAAACTACAATTTTCAAAAAGTGGTTTGCTAACTACCATTGCTTGGGGAATTGACAATAAAATATATTATGCTTTAGAAGGCAGTGTTTTTGTGGCTGGAGCCGCCATTCAGTGGTTGCGTGATGGTTTGCAAATTATCAATTCTGCCGAAGAAACTGAACATTTTGCACGAGAAGTTGAGGAAGAAAATTCGGTAATTGTAGTTCCTGCTTTTGCTGGTTTGGGAGCGCCTTATTGGGATATGTATGCCAAAGGCGCTATTTTTGGATTGACCAGAGATACAGGAAAAAATCACCTCATCAAAGCCACTTTAGAATCCTTAGCTTATCAAACCAAAGACGTGTTGATTGCCATGCAACAAGATGCCACAATTCCTTTAAAATCTTTGAAAGTAGATGGTGGTGCAAGTGCCAATAATTTTTTGATGCAATTTCAAGCAGATATTCTGAACACGATTGTAGAAAGGCCTAAAAACAGTGAATCAACAGTGATGGGTGCTGCATATTTGGCTGGAATTTGTGTAGGAATTTGGCATCAAGATGAAATTTTATCTCAAAGAGAAATTGACAGAAAATTTACTCCAAATTTTACAGATGAAAAAAGAGAACGATTGTATAAAAAATGGTTGAAAGCCATTGAACGAACTAAAAACTGGGAATTATAA
- a CDS encoding glycerol-3-phosphate dehydrogenase/oxidase: MKNFSYFNRKNIQTTLQTTEFDILIIGGGITGAGIALDAASRGMKVALIEKNDFASGTSSKSTKLIHGGLRYLKQFDFWLVKEVGTERAIVHKLAPHLVVPEKMILPLIDGGTYGSWLTSIGLKVYDILASVESDDKRKMLTKEEALQKEPLLPENILNGAGFYAEYRTDDARLTIEILKTALNYDAQILNYAAATEFLYEEKRVVGAKISDIISGENFEIKSKYVVNATGPWVDELRQINHSKIGKRLHLTKGVHLVVAHEKLPVKQSVYFDIPDGRMMFAIPRGKVTYFGTTDTNYQEDKDAVNTNIVDATYLISAVNNMFPEINITLNDIQSSWAGLRPLIHEEGKSASELSRKDEIFVSDSELISIAGGKLTGYRKMAERIVDLVAKKYENRFEKTFDAIKTDKIVLSGGTFKNSHEVKSYTDAIYNRINEVDFNQKDAEYLVHNYGKQTDIILKKFDEFMDEDQAKKMIKAEVWFAINYEMACNPTDFFMRRTGRLFFDKPSVDVHKAYVLQLFANHFNWDEKTANFHQNELEHQLEMATSFS; encoded by the coding sequence ATGAAAAACTTTTCTTATTTCAACAGAAAAAACATTCAAACAACACTACAAACTACTGAGTTTGACATTCTCATTATTGGTGGTGGAATCACTGGAGCAGGAATTGCTTTAGACGCTGCTTCACGTGGAATGAAAGTCGCATTAATTGAAAAAAACGATTTTGCTTCTGGTACAAGTAGCAAATCAACCAAATTGATTCATGGTGGTTTGCGCTATTTGAAACAATTCGATTTTTGGTTGGTAAAAGAAGTTGGCACAGAACGCGCTATTGTGCACAAATTGGCACCTCATTTAGTAGTTCCAGAAAAGATGATTTTACCTTTAATTGATGGAGGAACTTATGGTTCTTGGTTGACTTCCATTGGATTAAAAGTATATGATATTTTGGCTTCTGTTGAAAGTGATGACAAACGAAAAATGCTCACTAAAGAAGAGGCTTTGCAAAAAGAACCACTATTGCCAGAAAACATTTTAAATGGAGCAGGTTTTTATGCAGAATACAGAACAGATGATGCGCGTTTAACAATCGAAATTCTTAAAACTGCCTTGAATTATGATGCTCAAATTTTAAATTATGCAGCTGCAACTGAATTTTTATATGAGGAAAAAAGAGTTGTTGGTGCAAAAATATCAGACATAATTTCTGGCGAAAATTTCGAAATAAAATCAAAATATGTAGTCAATGCTACTGGACCTTGGGTTGATGAATTACGACAAATCAATCATTCAAAAATTGGGAAAAGGTTGCATCTAACCAAAGGTGTTCATTTGGTGGTTGCTCACGAAAAATTACCTGTAAAACAATCTGTGTATTTTGACATTCCTGATGGCAGAATGATGTTTGCCATTCCAAGAGGAAAAGTAACTTATTTTGGCACAACAGATACCAATTATCAAGAAGATAAAGATGCTGTAAATACAAATATTGTTGATGCAACTTACTTGATATCAGCAGTTAACAATATGTTTCCTGAAATAAATATTACGTTAAATGATATTCAATCTTCATGGGCAGGTTTGCGTCCTTTGATTCATGAAGAAGGAAAGTCAGCCTCAGAATTATCTCGAAAAGATGAAATTTTTGTATCAGATTCTGAGCTGATTTCTATTGCTGGAGGTAAATTAACTGGCTACAGAAAAATGGCAGAACGCATTGTGGATTTGGTTGCCAAAAAATATGAAAACCGATTTGAAAAAACTTTTGATGCAATTAAAACCGATAAAATTGTGCTTTCTGGAGGAACTTTTAAAAACTCACATGAAGTAAAAAGTTATACTGATGCCATTTATAATCGAATTAATGAAGTTGATTTTAATCAAAAAGATGCTGAATATTTAGTGCATAATTATGGAAAACAGACAGACATCATTCTAAAAAAGTTTGATGAATTTATGGATGAAGATCAAGCAAAAAAAATGATAAAAGCAGAAGTTTGGTTTGCTATAAATTATGAAATGGCATGCAATCCAACTGATTTTTTTATGCGCAGAACAGGACGTCTTTTTTTTGATAAACCAAGTGTAGATGTTCACAAAGCATATGTTTTACAATTGTTTGCGAATCATTTTAATTGGGATGAAAAAACGGCAAATTTCCATCAAAATGAGTTGGAACATCAACTAGAAATGGCAACTTCGTTTTCTTAA